One Manihot esculenta cultivar AM560-2 chromosome 6, M.esculenta_v8, whole genome shotgun sequence DNA segment encodes these proteins:
- the LOC110617176 gene encoding serine/arginine-rich splicing factor RS40 isoform X2, whose protein sequence is MRPIFCGNFEYDARQSELERLFRRYGRVERVDMKSGFAFIYMEDERDAEDAIRGLDRIEFGRKGRRLRVEWTKQERGIRRPGSSRRSSTNTRPSKTLFVINFDPHYTRTKDLERHFEPYGRIVSVRIRRNFAFVQYESQEDATKALEATNMSKLTDRVISVEYAVRDDDERRNGFSPERGRDRSPDRRSHDKRRSPSPYRRERGSPDYGRGPSPGPYRRERASPDYGRRRSPSPYRRERASPDYGRGSSRSPYRRERAGSDHGRGPSSSPYRRERATPDIGQIQSGSPYQRGRASPDSARNRSPSPYGRERENADNGRGSSRSPYARAGASPDNGHRTSPISLPGERDSPNDVGAESPMHERYNSRSPPADE, encoded by the exons ATGAGGCCCATCTTCTGTGGAAATTTCGAGTATGACGCACGGCAGTCTGAGCTGGAACGACTTTTTAGAAGATATGGAAGAGTTGAAAGGGTGGATATGAAGTCTG GATTTGCTTTTATCTATATGGAAGATGAAAGAGATGCTGAGGATGCAATTCGAGGGCTTGATAGAATAGAATTTGGTCGTAAGGGTCGCAGGCTTCGTGTTGAATGGACAAAG CAAGAGCGAGGCATTAGAAGACCTGGTAGTTCTAGGAGATCTTCAACTAATACTAGACCATCCAAGACCTTGTTTGTTATCAATTTCGATCCTCATTATACAAGGACAAAAGACTTGGAGAGGCACTTTGAGCCATATGGCAGGATAGTGAGTGTTAGAATTAGAAGAAATTTTGCATTTGTTCAGTATGAATCACAGGAGGATGCTACAAAGGCTCTGGAAGCTACAAATATGAG CAAGTTGACGGATCGAGTTATTTCAGTGGAGTATGCAGTTCGAGATGATGATGAAAGGAGGAATGGGTTCAGCCCTGAAAGAGGCCGCGATAGATCACCAGACAGGCGAAGCCATGACAAGAGGAGGTCGCCAAGTCCTTACCGTAGGGAACGAGGAAGCCCTGACTATGGCCGTGGCCCTAGCCCAGGTCCTTACCGAAGAGAGAGGGCTAGCCCAGACTATGGTCGTCGTCGCAGCCCGAGTCCCTATAGGAGAGAGAGGGCTAGTCCTGACTATGGACGAGGTTCAAGCCGTAGTCCTTACAGGAGAGAGAGGGCTGGCAGTGACCATGGGCGTGGGCCCAGCTCTAGTCCTTACCGTAGAGAAAGAGCTACTCCCGACATTGGCCAGATTCAGAGTGGCAGCCCCTACCAAAGGGGAAGGGCTAGCCCAGACAGTGCTCGCAACCGTAGCCCAAGTCCATATGGAAGAGAAAGGGAAAATGCAGACAATGGTCGTGGTTCCAGTCGTAGTCCTTATGCGAGGGCTGGTGCCAGCCCAGACAATGGTCATCGGACCAGCCCAATTTCCTTGCCAGGAGAGAGGGACAGTCCAAATGATGTTGGCGCTGAAAGTCCCATGCATGAGAGATACAACAG CCGTTCACCCCCAGCAGATGAATGA
- the LOC110616704 gene encoding traB domain-containing protein isoform X1 — protein MEILLKSTFPSFSKHPNIPTIKPTKPLRVSIKPPPPDFDFRSEILQESRALISESHPQLQDLADTGSLVLIEKRLFGPVPAWRTEFVEPEAIWLLGTTHISSESAAEVERVVQAVKPDNVVVELCRSRAGIMYISNEGEIGKELKSSMFSLSGTGFFGAVGRSINLGGQTALALRLLLALFSSKLSSDVNRPLGDEFRAARKASEEVGAQIVLGDRPIEITQLERAWKALKWNEKLNLVTSVVRAITSSSDTSRNNFKVSSTEDGTFQLYEQLSFTYPSLLQPLLHERDTYLAWSLKRSKAVNKSKRVVGVIGKGHMNGVIYALVSDQGNLRFRDLVGNRPSGDGFNGFVDSLVRSLVRDTVIGVLLWQLYEQIKGAL, from the exons ATGGAGATTCTCctgaaatcaacattccccagCTTCTCCAAGCACCCAAATATTCCAACAATCAAACCCACCAAACCCTTGAGGGTTTCGATCAAACCTCCGCCTCCAGACTTTGATTTCAGGTCGGAGATATTGCAAGAATCCAGAGCCTTAATTTCCGAATCCCATCCACAACTGCAAGACTTGGCTGATACAGGCAGCTTAGTACTGATTGAAAAGCGACTTTTTGGTCCAGTACCGGCGTGGAGGACCGAGTTTGTTGAACCGGAGGCCATCTGGTTACTTGGAACCACTCATATTTCCAGTGAATCCGCCGCAGAGGTGGAGCGTGTAGTCCAGGCTGTGAAGCCTGACAATGTGGTAGTTGAACTCTGTAGAAGCAG AGCTGGGATTATGTACATTAGTAATGAAGGTGAGATTGGAAAAGAATTAAAGTCAAGCATGTTCTCACTTAGTGGGACTGGCTTTTTTGGTGCTGTGGGACGCAGCATAAACCTGG GGGGTCAAACAGCTCTAGCCTTGCGTTTGCTTTTGGCACTTTTCTCCTCTAAATTATCTTCTGATGTCAATCGCCCTTTGGGAGACGAG TTTCGTGCTGCTCGAAAAGCGTCTGAAGAAGTTGGTGCTCAAATAGTTTTGGGGGATCGGCCAATTGAGATAACG CAGCTTGAAAGGGCGTGGAAGGCTCTGAAGTGGAATGAGAAGCTTAATTTAGTAACATCAGTTGTTCGTGCAATCACTTCATCATCTGATACATCAAGAAACAATTTTAAG GTATCAAGTACAGAAGATGGGACCTTTCAGCTATATGAGCAACTAAGTTTTACATATCCATCACTCCTGCAGCCTCTTCTACATGAACGAGACACT TACCTGGCATGGTCTCTGAAACGGAGCAAAGCCGTGAACAAGAGCAAGAGAGTAGTGGGGGTGATTGGAAAGGGACATATGAATGGGGTAATATATGCATTAGTTTCAGATCAGGGAAACTTGCGCTTTCGAGATCTCGTCGGAAACAGGCCTTCCGGTGACGGCTTTAATGGATTTGTTGATAGTCTTGTTAGGAGTTTGGTCAGAGACACTGTGATAGGCGTCCTGCTTTGGCAATTGTACGAGCAGATCAAAGGAGCTTTATAG
- the LOC110616704 gene encoding traB domain-containing protein isoform X2 — translation MEILLKSTFPSFSKHPNIPTIKPTKPLRVSIKPPPPDFDFRSEILQESRALISESHPQLQDLADTGSLVLIEKRLFGPVPAWRTEFVEPEAIWLLGTTHISSESAAEVERVVQAVKPDNVVVELCRSRAGIMYISNEGEIGKELKSSMFSLSGTGFFGAVGRSINLGGQTALALRLLLALFSSKLSSDVNRPLGDEFRAARKASEEVGAQIVLGDRPIEITLERAWKALKWNEKLNLVTSVVRAITSSSDTSRNNFKVSSTEDGTFQLYEQLSFTYPSLLQPLLHERDTYLAWSLKRSKAVNKSKRVVGVIGKGHMNGVIYALVSDQGNLRFRDLVGNRPSGDGFNGFVDSLVRSLVRDTVIGVLLWQLYEQIKGAL, via the exons ATGGAGATTCTCctgaaatcaacattccccagCTTCTCCAAGCACCCAAATATTCCAACAATCAAACCCACCAAACCCTTGAGGGTTTCGATCAAACCTCCGCCTCCAGACTTTGATTTCAGGTCGGAGATATTGCAAGAATCCAGAGCCTTAATTTCCGAATCCCATCCACAACTGCAAGACTTGGCTGATACAGGCAGCTTAGTACTGATTGAAAAGCGACTTTTTGGTCCAGTACCGGCGTGGAGGACCGAGTTTGTTGAACCGGAGGCCATCTGGTTACTTGGAACCACTCATATTTCCAGTGAATCCGCCGCAGAGGTGGAGCGTGTAGTCCAGGCTGTGAAGCCTGACAATGTGGTAGTTGAACTCTGTAGAAGCAG AGCTGGGATTATGTACATTAGTAATGAAGGTGAGATTGGAAAAGAATTAAAGTCAAGCATGTTCTCACTTAGTGGGACTGGCTTTTTTGGTGCTGTGGGACGCAGCATAAACCTGG GGGGTCAAACAGCTCTAGCCTTGCGTTTGCTTTTGGCACTTTTCTCCTCTAAATTATCTTCTGATGTCAATCGCCCTTTGGGAGACGAG TTTCGTGCTGCTCGAAAAGCGTCTGAAGAAGTTGGTGCTCAAATAGTTTTGGGGGATCGGCCAATTGAGATAACG CTTGAAAGGGCGTGGAAGGCTCTGAAGTGGAATGAGAAGCTTAATTTAGTAACATCAGTTGTTCGTGCAATCACTTCATCATCTGATACATCAAGAAACAATTTTAAG GTATCAAGTACAGAAGATGGGACCTTTCAGCTATATGAGCAACTAAGTTTTACATATCCATCACTCCTGCAGCCTCTTCTACATGAACGAGACACT TACCTGGCATGGTCTCTGAAACGGAGCAAAGCCGTGAACAAGAGCAAGAGAGTAGTGGGGGTGATTGGAAAGGGACATATGAATGGGGTAATATATGCATTAGTTTCAGATCAGGGAAACTTGCGCTTTCGAGATCTCGTCGGAAACAGGCCTTCCGGTGACGGCTTTAATGGATTTGTTGATAGTCTTGTTAGGAGTTTGGTCAGAGACACTGTGATAGGCGTCCTGCTTTGGCAATTGTACGAGCAGATCAAAGGAGCTTTATAG
- the LOC110617960 gene encoding two-component response regulator ARR12 → MSNGREASTQSLNKNTCLFKIKILIVDDDSTSLAIVSSMLKSCSLQVVSIKDSLDALATLRSANGEFDLLITDLHMPGMNGLELQKHVKQEFNIPVIIMSADDKESAILKSIESGAAFYIVKPVNQDDLRNIWQYAMASKKGKEVVVCENAQEETSSNEKLIVCEEAASSSSANEEGSQKKRRGRKREREEEQQEEDGPAPAKKAKVVWTNTLHNRFLQAVSHIGLEKAVPKKILEFMNVPGLTRENVASHLQKYRMFLKKVAEKGFSTSRNLSEKVLRSSFAYGHATSMLQNSRQEHSSILRQQPFTRSSFQPGYGASVHGIGSSSFGLSRFHNEEASSSNSVTQICYGQSSLFCNQASTRQPMFGSPYPLHQANLSTFNNIGINLSSNTATSYGLTSATNPMQMNPQQNQSNLQNHASPSKFGLFRFGCSSYSSGTCSMGTINGSYPRLNQNSTYAGIRLTSDGELIGNGQKRFNGNELLSGCNNSGNGLVNWTRNNNGNNAPPRNGEFGFSDGQVTCFSSTGFGSESQCSPTLSPANPENTSVVTPLSQQNFITGLGNALGENDINALNNLMNNASNLGSISDNNQHEVGEGGLGELLFGTSCTNPCQEERNAEEFLNVNLLSSQYHAEVCYPVNELLNKEFSSACTIADTTSWTEQQSSVQPQRMEETVNPNNVGNVNPADVYYPVFEQPQSNNVKAVNNSELNGVHLDEAPISGNEGWGEDFLNFLLGNDPYW, encoded by the exons ATGAGTAATGGGAGAGaagcatcaactcaatctctcAACAAAAACACTTGtcttttcaaaatcaaaattttgattGTAGATGATGACTCTACATCTCTTGCTATTGTCTCTTCCATGCTTAAATCATGCAGTCTCCAAG TTGTTAGTATTAAGGATTCATTAGACGCTTTAGCAACTCTTCGAAGTGCAAATGGAGAATTTGACTTGCTCATCACTGATCTTCATATGCCTGGAATGAATGGATTGGAACTACAAAAGCATGTCAAACAAGAATTCAACATTCCTGTTATTA TAATGTCAGCTGATGACAAAGAAAGTGCAATTTTGAAGAGTATAGAGAGTGGAGCTGCTTTCTATATAGTGAAACCAGTGAATCAAGATGATCTAAGAAACATTTGGCAGTATGCAATGGCTTCCAAGAAAGGCAAAGAGGTTGTTGTTTGTGAAAATGCCCAAGAGGAAACTTCATCGAATGAGAAACTTATTGTTTGTGAGGAAGCTGCTTCTTCTTCATCGGCGAACGAAGAGGGTAGCCAGAAAAAGAGAAGGGGGAGGAAAAGGGAAAGAGAGGAGGAACAGCAGGAAGAAGATGGTCCTGCTCCTGCCAAAAAGGCCAAGGTGGTTTGGACAAATACATTGCATAATCGATTCTTGCAGGCTGTAAGCCATATAGGCTTGGAAA AGGCTGTTCCAAAGAAAATTCTTGAATTCATGAACGTGCCAGGGCTAACCAGGGAAAATGTTGCTAGCCATTTACAG AAATACAGGATGTTCCTGAAGAAGGTTGCAGAGAAGGGTTTTTCGACATCACGTAATTTGTCGGAAAAGGTCCTTAGGTCGTCTTTTGCCTATGGCCACGCCACCTCGATGCTCCAAAATTCCCGACAGGAACATTCATCGATTCTTAGACAACAGCCTTTCACGAGATCATCATTTCAACCTGGTTATGGAGCGAGTGTCCATGGTATTGGTAGCTCCAGCTTTGGCCTTTCTCGCTTTCATAACGAGGAAGCTTCAAGTAGCAACTCTGTAACTCAAATCTGCTATGGACAGTCCAGTTTATTTTGCAATCAAGCTAGTACCAGGCAACCAATGTTTGGCAGCCCATATCCTCTTCATCAGGCTAATCTCTCGACGTTTAACAATATTGGAATTAATCTGTCCTCAAATACAGCTACTTCATATGGTCTCACTAGCGCTACAAATCCAATGCAAATGAACCCGCaacaaaatcaatcaaatcttcaGAACCATGCTAGCCCTTCTAAATTTGGCTTATTTAGATTTGGCTGCTCCAGCTATTCTTCAGGTACTTGCAGTATGGGAACAATTAATGGTTCCTATCCTCGTCTAAATCAGAACAGTACTTATGCTGGAATCCGATTGACTAGCGATGGCGAGCTCATTGGAAATGGACAAAAGCGATTCAACGGGAATGAGTTATTAAGTGGCTGTAATAATAGTGGTAATGGATTGGTCAACTGGACTCGGAATAACAATGGGAACAATGCACCGCCGAGGAATGGGGAATTTGGTTTTTCGGATGGTCAAGTGACCTGCTTTTCTTCTACTGGGTTTGGGAGTGAAAGCCAATGTTCACCAACATTATCTCCGGCTAATCCAGAGAACACTTCAGTGGTAACACCACTTTCTCAGCAAAATTTCATTACTGGTCTTGGGAATGCTCTCGGAGAAAATGACATTAATGCTCTCAATAACCTGATGAATAATGCCTCTAACTTGGGTAGCATTTCTGATAATAATCAGCATGAGGTTGGGGAAGGTGGTCTCGGAGAACTCCTTTTTGGGACAAGCTGTACAAATCCTTGCCAGGAA GAACGAAACGCGGAAGAGTTCTTGAATGTTAACCTACTTAGCAGCCAGTATCATGCTGAAGTGTGCTATCCTGTGAATGAGCTCTTAAATAAGGAATTTTCTAGCGCATGTACTATTGCAGACACAACTTCTTGGACTGAACAACAATCTTCTGTCCAG CCTCAACGCATGGAAGAAACAGTGAATCCCAACAATGTCGGCAATGTTAATCCAGCAGATGTCTATTATCCAGTCTTTGAGCAG CCACAGAGCAATAACGTGAAGGCTGTGAATAATTCTGAGCTGAATGGCGTGCATCTCGATGAAGCACCAATATCAGGAAACGAG GGATGGGGGGAGGATTTCTTGAACTTCCTGCTTGGAAATGACCCCTACTGGTGA
- the LOC110617121 gene encoding ethylene-responsive transcription factor ERF027, which yields MADSYGNAPSRDHQPPPYSNIQVPADPVVLQQDQSPRSTSSNPSPRPIRSLGRSSSYPANGRHPSYKGIRSRSGKWVSEIREPRKTTRIWLGTYSTPEMAAAAYDVAALALKGPHTPLNFPESILSYPIPTSTSARDIQAAATSAAAARQPKIETGSNQDAGRLAAEGMSSISSYVESSQEFIDEDMFLNLPNLLVDMAGAMMVSPPRINTQSSDDSPGDSDAEGLWSYQ from the coding sequence atggccGATTCTTATGGTAATGCGCCGTCCCGAGACCATCAGCCACCGCCCTACTCTAATATACAAGTACCAGCTGACCCTGTTGTGCTGCAACAAGACCAATCTCCGCGCTCCACGTCATCGAATCCTTCACCTAGACCCATTCGATCTCTGGGTCGGTCTTCCAGTTATCCTGCTAACGGAAGGCATCCGAGTTATAAGGGAATTCGAAGCCGGAGCGGTAAATGGGTATCGGAGATCCGGGAGCCACGTAAAACTACACGTATATGGCTGGGTACGTACTCTACTCCTGAAATGGCAGCCGCCGCCTATGATGTCGCAGCTCTCGCTCTCAAAGGCCCCCACACGCCCTTGAACTTCCCGGAATCTATTTTATCTTACCCTATACCAACCTCAACGTCAGCTAGAGACATACAGGCCGCAGCAACTAGTGCAGCCGCTGCCAGGCAGCCGAAGATAGAAACTGGGTCAAATCAGGATGCGGGTCGGCTTGCCGCTGAAGGCATGTCTAGCATTTCAAGCTACGTTGAGTCAAGTCAAGAGTTTATTGACGAGGACATGTTTCTAAACTTGCCAAATTTGTTGGTGGATATGGCAGGAGCAATGATGGTGAGCCCGCCAAGGATAAACACACAATCATCGGATGATTCGCCAGGAGATTCGGATGCAGAAGGCCTATGGTCCTACCAGTAA
- the LOC110617176 gene encoding serine/arginine-rich splicing factor RS40 isoform X3: MEDERDAEDAIRGLDRIEFGRKGRRLRVEWTKQERGIRRPGSSRRSSTNTRPSKTLFVINFDPHYTRTKDLERHFEPYGRIVSVRIRRNFAFVQYESQEDATKALEATNMSKLTDRVISVEYAVRDDDERRNGFSPERGRDRSPDRRSHDKRRSPSPYRRERGSPDYGRGPSPGPYRRERASPDYGRRRSPSPYRRERASPDYGRGSSRSPYRRERAGSDHGRGPSSSPYRRERATPDIGQIQSGSPYQRGRASPDSARNRSPSPYGRERENADNGRGSSRSPYARAGASPDNGHRTSPISLPGERDSPNDVGAESPMHERYNSRSPPADE; encoded by the exons ATGGAAGATGAAAGAGATGCTGAGGATGCAATTCGAGGGCTTGATAGAATAGAATTTGGTCGTAAGGGTCGCAGGCTTCGTGTTGAATGGACAAAG CAAGAGCGAGGCATTAGAAGACCTGGTAGTTCTAGGAGATCTTCAACTAATACTAGACCATCCAAGACCTTGTTTGTTATCAATTTCGATCCTCATTATACAAGGACAAAAGACTTGGAGAGGCACTTTGAGCCATATGGCAGGATAGTGAGTGTTAGAATTAGAAGAAATTTTGCATTTGTTCAGTATGAATCACAGGAGGATGCTACAAAGGCTCTGGAAGCTACAAATATGAG CAAGTTGACGGATCGAGTTATTTCAGTGGAGTATGCAGTTCGAGATGATGATGAAAGGAGGAATGGGTTCAGCCCTGAAAGAGGCCGCGATAGATCACCAGACAGGCGAAGCCATGACAAGAGGAGGTCGCCAAGTCCTTACCGTAGGGAACGAGGAAGCCCTGACTATGGCCGTGGCCCTAGCCCAGGTCCTTACCGAAGAGAGAGGGCTAGCCCAGACTATGGTCGTCGTCGCAGCCCGAGTCCCTATAGGAGAGAGAGGGCTAGTCCTGACTATGGACGAGGTTCAAGCCGTAGTCCTTACAGGAGAGAGAGGGCTGGCAGTGACCATGGGCGTGGGCCCAGCTCTAGTCCTTACCGTAGAGAAAGAGCTACTCCCGACATTGGCCAGATTCAGAGTGGCAGCCCCTACCAAAGGGGAAGGGCTAGCCCAGACAGTGCTCGCAACCGTAGCCCAAGTCCATATGGAAGAGAAAGGGAAAATGCAGACAATGGTCGTGGTTCCAGTCGTAGTCCTTATGCGAGGGCTGGTGCCAGCCCAGACAATGGTCATCGGACCAGCCCAATTTCCTTGCCAGGAGAGAGGGACAGTCCAAATGATGTTGGCGCTGAAAGTCCCATGCATGAGAGATACAACAG CCGTTCACCCCCAGCAGATGAATGA
- the LOC110617176 gene encoding serine/arginine-rich splicing factor RS40 isoform X1, with protein sequence MFSGNMRPIFCGNFEYDARQSELERLFRRYGRVERVDMKSGFAFIYMEDERDAEDAIRGLDRIEFGRKGRRLRVEWTKQERGIRRPGSSRRSSTNTRPSKTLFVINFDPHYTRTKDLERHFEPYGRIVSVRIRRNFAFVQYESQEDATKALEATNMSKLTDRVISVEYAVRDDDERRNGFSPERGRDRSPDRRSHDKRRSPSPYRRERGSPDYGRGPSPGPYRRERASPDYGRRRSPSPYRRERASPDYGRGSSRSPYRRERAGSDHGRGPSSSPYRRERATPDIGQIQSGSPYQRGRASPDSARNRSPSPYGRERENADNGRGSSRSPYARAGASPDNGHRTSPISLPGERDSPNDVGAESPMHERYNSRSPPADE encoded by the exons ATGTTCTCAGGCAATATGAGGCCCATCTTCTGTGGAAATTTCGAGTATGACGCACGGCAGTCTGAGCTGGAACGACTTTTTAGAAGATATGGAAGAGTTGAAAGGGTGGATATGAAGTCTG GATTTGCTTTTATCTATATGGAAGATGAAAGAGATGCTGAGGATGCAATTCGAGGGCTTGATAGAATAGAATTTGGTCGTAAGGGTCGCAGGCTTCGTGTTGAATGGACAAAG CAAGAGCGAGGCATTAGAAGACCTGGTAGTTCTAGGAGATCTTCAACTAATACTAGACCATCCAAGACCTTGTTTGTTATCAATTTCGATCCTCATTATACAAGGACAAAAGACTTGGAGAGGCACTTTGAGCCATATGGCAGGATAGTGAGTGTTAGAATTAGAAGAAATTTTGCATTTGTTCAGTATGAATCACAGGAGGATGCTACAAAGGCTCTGGAAGCTACAAATATGAG CAAGTTGACGGATCGAGTTATTTCAGTGGAGTATGCAGTTCGAGATGATGATGAAAGGAGGAATGGGTTCAGCCCTGAAAGAGGCCGCGATAGATCACCAGACAGGCGAAGCCATGACAAGAGGAGGTCGCCAAGTCCTTACCGTAGGGAACGAGGAAGCCCTGACTATGGCCGTGGCCCTAGCCCAGGTCCTTACCGAAGAGAGAGGGCTAGCCCAGACTATGGTCGTCGTCGCAGCCCGAGTCCCTATAGGAGAGAGAGGGCTAGTCCTGACTATGGACGAGGTTCAAGCCGTAGTCCTTACAGGAGAGAGAGGGCTGGCAGTGACCATGGGCGTGGGCCCAGCTCTAGTCCTTACCGTAGAGAAAGAGCTACTCCCGACATTGGCCAGATTCAGAGTGGCAGCCCCTACCAAAGGGGAAGGGCTAGCCCAGACAGTGCTCGCAACCGTAGCCCAAGTCCATATGGAAGAGAAAGGGAAAATGCAGACAATGGTCGTGGTTCCAGTCGTAGTCCTTATGCGAGGGCTGGTGCCAGCCCAGACAATGGTCATCGGACCAGCCCAATTTCCTTGCCAGGAGAGAGGGACAGTCCAAATGATGTTGGCGCTGAAAGTCCCATGCATGAGAGATACAACAG CCGTTCACCCCCAGCAGATGAATGA
- the LOC110616944 gene encoding protein DETOXIFICATION 49, with the protein MCQLNSSLSSKCPCLLSIQDPEANMHTPFLIPKSPTSKQRQLEHKLPPQFQEPTHKTLFYLAIREAICIAKIALPMILTGLLLYSRSMISMLFLGRLGELALAGGSLAIGFANITGYSILSGLAMGMEPICGQAFGAQKHSLLGLTLQRTILLLIFTSLPISLLWLNMKRILLFCGQDMAIATEAQSFLLYSLPDLLAQSFLHPLRIYLRTQSITLPLTFCATLSMVLHIPINYLLVTHLDLGIKGVALSGVWTNLNLIVSLIIYILISGVHKKTWGGFSTECFKEWKTLLNLAIPSCISVCLEWWWYEIMILLCGLLLNPRATVASMGILIQTTSLIYIFPSSLSFSVSTRVGNELGANQPKKAKLAAIVGLSCSFILGFSALSFTVTVRKIWASMFTQDKEIIALTSLVLPIIGLCELGNCPQTTGCGVLRGTARPKVGANINLGCFYLVGMPVAVWLAFFAGFDFEGLWLGLLTAQGSCVVTMLVVLGCTDWEFQAQRAKELTGTVGVVIDDVDANQETEENKQSKPEIKEDSLYNCGDSDQSPV; encoded by the coding sequence ATGTGCCAACTAAACTCCTCTCTCTCATCTAAGTGCCCTTGCCTACTCTCAATCCAGGACCCAGAGGCCAACATGCACACCCCATTTTTGATCCCCAAAAGCCCAACCTCCAAACAACGGCAGCTGGAACATAAACTGCCACCCCAATTTCAGGAGCCAACACACAAGACCCTCTTTTATCTTGCCATTAGAGAAGCCATATGCATTGCCAAAATAGCTCTTCCTATGATACTCACTGGTCTTTTGCTTTACTCTCGTTCGATGATCTCTATGCTCTTCCTTGGTCGCCTTGGCGAGCTAGCTTTAGCCGGTGGATCTCTTGCCATCGGTTTTGCTAACATAACTGGCTATTCTATCCTCTCTGGGCTCGCCATGGGAATGGAACCCATTTGTGGTCAAGCCTTTGGAGCCCAAAAACACAGCCTTCTTGGTCTAACTTTGCAGAGAACTATACTTTTGCTAATATTCACTTCCTTGCCCATTTCTCTTCTTTGGTtaaacatgaaaagaattcttCTCTTTTGCGGTCAAGATATGGCAATAGCGACGGAAGCTCAGTCATTTCTTCTTTATTCTCTTCCTGACCTCTTAGCTCAATCCTTTTTACACCCATTGAGAATTTATCTGAGAACTCAATCCATAACCTTGCCTTTAACATTTTGTGCTACTCTATCAATGGTTCTACACATACCCATAAACTACCTTCTCGTGACACACCTTGATTTAGGAATCAAAGGTGTTGCTCTTAGTGGGGTATGGACTAACTTAAATCTTATAGTCTCTTTAATCATCTATATCCTTATCTCCGGCGTCCACAAGAAGACATGGGGAGGGTTTTCAACAGAGTGCTTCAAAGAATGGAAAACTCTCTTGAACTTGGCCATTCCGAGCTGCATATCAGTTTGTCTTGAATGGTGGTGGTATGAAATCATGATTTTGCTATGCGGGCTGCTGCTGAACCCAAGAGCAACCGTTGCCTCTATGGGCATTTTGATTCAGACTACTTCACTAATATACATATTCCCATCTTCTCTAAGCTTCAGCGTATCCACGAGGGTGGGTAATGAACTGGGTGCTAACCAGCCCAAGAAAGCAAAGCTCGCAGCTATTGTAGGCCTCTCTTGCAGCTTCATTCTGGGCTTTTCAGCTCTAAGTTTTACAGTTACAGTGAGGAAAATATGGGCAAGCATGTTCACACAAGATAAAGAGATTATTGCCTTAACATCACTTGTTTTGCCTATAATAGGATTGTGTGAGCTTGGAAACTGCCCACAAACAACAGGTTGTGGAGTTCTAAGAGGAACGGCCAGACCGAAGGTTGGGGCAAACATAAACTTGGGTTGCTTCTACCTTGTTGGTATGCCAGTGGCAGTATGGTTAGCATTTTTTGCAGGATTTGATTTCGAAGGATTATGGTTAGGTCTCTTGACCGCACAAGGCTCGTGCGTTGTGACGATGTTGGTGGTTTTGGGTTGCACAGATTGGGAATTTCAAGCCCAGAGAGCTAAAGAGCTGACCGGAACTGTTGGTGTTGTAATTGACGACGTAGATGCCAATCAAGAGACCGAGGAAAATAAGCAATCGAAACCTGAAATCAAGGAAGATTCTTTATATAATTGTGGTGATTCTGATCAGTCACCAGTTTAA